The genome window AACAACGACCCCGACAGGGTGGCAGGCGCAGACCTGCGGCAGTTTCGCGGTGAGGTCATCAATCTCGATCACCATGGCACCAACCAGCGGCGGGCCACGGCGGGCGTGGTCGATCCGGCGCAGCCGGCGGCGGTGATGATCGTGGCCGACGTCCTGAGTGAACTGGGCGTGACCTGGACCGAGCAGATCGCCACACCCCTGATGCTGGGCCTGATCACCGACACCGGCAGCTTCAGATTTGACAGCGTCACTCCAGAGACGTTTAGCAGCGCTGGCCGGCTGCTGGCCCACGGCGCGCGGCTGGGCTGGATCAACGACCAGATGGGGCAGCAACCCCGCGCGTACTACCTGCTGCTGCGCGAGGTGCTGGACACCATGGAGTTCCTGCGTGGCGGCCGGGTGGTGATGGCGCGGGTGGACGCCGCCATGCTGGCGCGGGCCGGGGCGAGTTGGGAAGACGTGGAGAATTACGTGGGCATGCTGCGCAACTCCGAGGGCGCGGAACTGGCCGTGATGATCAAGGACTTCGGCGAGCGAATCAAGCTGTCGCTGCGCTCACGCGGCGGGATCAGCGCGCAGAACGTGGCAGTGGCGCTGGGCGGTGGCGGCCACGTCTCGGCCTCCGGCGCCAGTCTGAGCGAGGCGTACCCGGCGATGCGCCGCCGCCTGGAACATGCCATCGAGGCCGAGCTGGAACGGGTGGACGGGCAGGGTGCGTCCGTGGCCGCCGTGAACTGATCCCTTTGCGGGGGATGGGCTGGGATGGGCTGCCCACCGGTTGTAGTTGAAGCGTGCTCCCCCTCAGCCGCCCGGCAGGTCCGGTATCGGCGTGGTGTGCGCTGCCGCAGCGCGGATCAGCTGAATCTTGATGGCGCTCAGGCGGGCCGGGCTCAGGACGCCGCGTGCCAGCACCCGGTCGCCCAGGGTCAGCACCGGCACGTCGTCGCCGTGACGCTGCCGCCACTCGGGACGGGCGTCCACATCCAGCGTTTCCACCCGGAACGCCAGTCGGGCCAGGTGGTCCTGCGCCTGCTCGCACAGGTGGCAGCCCGTTCGGGTGTACAGGGTCAGCACGGGTAAGTCAGCCATTGTTCCCAGATGCTAGGGCATGGGGCGGCAGGCCGTGAACGCGCGTCACTCCTGGCTGGACGCACTCAGGCGCTGACGGCGGCCTGGGGACTGGCCTGCGCCGGAGCAGTTCTGTCGGCTTCCCGCCGATCGGCCAGTGGCTTGCCGCGCTGGGACGTGGCCACACCGGTCTGGGGCCGGTCCAGCAGCGTCATGGCCTGAACCGGGGCGTACATGTCACGGCTGGAAATGGGGTCGCCGGCACTGGAAATGGTCCGCAGCACCTGTCCGCCCTGCCGCACCGCGTAGATCTGCCCTTCCGGTCCCACGCTGATCAGCCACGGGGCCTCGGTCGGTTCGCCCACCAGGGTGTCGAGCGAGAAGGTGACGCCGGGGGTACCGTCGGCCTCGATCTTGCGCAGCTTGCGGGCCACGCCGTCCACGATGTACACCGCGCCGTGCCGGTCAACGCCCACGCCTTCCAGCGTGCGCAGGCCCTCGCTGTGGCGGTCCAGCCGGAAGGCGTAGCGGCTGAGGTACTCGCCCTGCGCGGTAAACCGCTGAACCTCGTTGTTGCCGGTGTCCAGCACGTACAGGGAACCCTCGGGCGACGCCACGAGGCGGCGCGGCCGGTCGAAGCGGCCCAGACCCTGTCCGCGCCCGCCGAAGCGCCGGACAAACTGCCCCGCGCTGTTGTAGACCACGATGTGGTGCGCCTCGCCGTCCAGGACGTAGACGTGGCCCTGGGTCACGGCGATGTCCAGCGGCTGCAGCAGTTCGCCCTCGCCCAGACCATAGGTGCCGAAGCTCAGCAGTTCCTGGCCCTGGGGGTCGAGCTTGCGAATCAGGGCCCCCGACTTGCCCTGACGGTATTCCTGCAGGGTGACGTACAGGTTGCCCTCCGCATCGCCGGCCAGCGCGTTGGGCACGCCGGGCAGGCCCTGCGCCGCCCCCCCCTGATCGCACAGGCTGGCACGCAGCTTGCCCTGCAGGTCCAGCAGGCGTACGGTGCCGCGCTTTTCCTGAACGCTCAGGGCCAGCGCCAGCGGATCGCTGAACACGTCATCGCTGAGCACGCCTGCGTCGAGCCGGGTAATCACCTCGTCCAGCGTGGGCCGCTGCGCCGGGTCCTTCTCGATCATGTTCAGGATCAGGTCATTGAGGCGTCCCGGCACTTCCAGCCGCACCTGCTTGGGCGGCTTGGGGGCCTCGAAAACCTGCTGGTGCACCACAGCCTCGTAGCTGCCCCGGAAGGCGGTCTGGCCGCTGACCATCTCGTAGGCCAGCAGGCCCAGGGAATACACGTCGCTGCGGGCGTCCACGCGGTTGCCCTTGGCCTGCTCTGGGGCCATGTAGATCGGGGTGCCCACCCGCGCGCCGGTCATGGTCAGGCGGGTCAGCACCTTGCCCACCGCAATGCCGAAGTCCATCAGCTTGACGCCGCCCTCGCGCAGCTGGCCCTCGTGAAAGGCGTTCTTGAGAATCATGACGTTGCCAGGCTTGATGTCACGGTGCACCACGTTCTGCATGTGGATGTAGCGCAGGGCGTCGGCCAGCGCGCGCAGCACTTGCACTGCCTCCGCAAAGGCCAGGCTGCGCTCCTCAAGCAGACCTTCGAGGCTCTCGCCGTCCAGAAACTCCATGGCGATGTAATGTTCGGGGTCCTGCATGCGGTAGTCGTAGACCCGCACGATGTTGGGGTGGTTGAAGCGCTTGAGCACCTCGGCCTCGCGGTAGAAACGTTTGACGAACTTGGCGTCGGCCAGGTACTTTTCCTGCGGCACCTTCAGGGCCACGATGCGGCCGTCCTGGGCGCGGCGGGCGCGGTAGACGCTGCCCATTCCGCCGATGCCGATGCGGTCCATGACCTCGTAATCCTGGAACTTCAGTTCGGATTTGGTCGACGCCAGCGTGCTGCGCCGGGTCAGGGTAGGCTCGGGCGTCCGCTGCACCCGCGTGGGCTTGCTACTCCTGGCAGGCTTGACCTCCCGCGGCCGTGCGGGCAGGGCGGCCGACTGCACCAGCGAGATCAGGCTGCCGCCCAGCAGCACCGCCAGCACGCTGAGCGCACCCTGCGCCCGGTCCAGCACGGCAGACCAGGACGCCCCCTGACCGACCCCTCCAAGCTGCGCCAGTACCACCAGCACGGCCACCAGCGCCAGCGCCAGGACCGACGTGAGGACGCTCAGGACGCGTTCGGGGAAGCGGACCAGCAGCAGCAGGCCCACCACAAACAGCGCGCCCAGCAGCACCGCGGTCATCGGCGCTGGTCTCGGCTGGACAGGGGCGGCGGGAGCAGCATCATCTCCCACAGTTATACAGGCCCATTCCTTGCGCCACACTTACAAAGTCAGGATTCAGACCCTGAAGCCACCCACCATTCAGAACGGACGAACCGCGTGCAGCACTGCCTGAATTGCAGATAGCGTTGTCTCGGGCGATCTCGGCGGGCACCCCCAGAAACGCAGCCACAGCCGCATAACACACGCAGCGGAGGCATCAGTACATGCCGCCTGATGCCTCCGCCTTGAACTGGAGCCCTGCACTGGATAGGTCCATAACCGGACCCGAACCTTCCCGGACGCCTTAAAAGGGCGTTTCCTCTTCCACCACCGGCGCGGGCCGGGGTGCCGGCGCAGGCTGGGGACGAGCGGCCACCGGGCGGGTCTGGGCCTGCCCCGGCGCCATACCTGCACGGCCACCCGGCACGGCGTAGCGGTCCTGCCGCTTGCCGCCCCGGAAGATCGCCAGCGTGACGTATTCGAACTCGCCGTCCGCCTTCTCCCGGACGTGTTCAGGATCGGTGCCGCGCGCCCCACGGCTGTACTTGACGGCGGCAGGCAGCTTCATCTTGCGGCTGTCCACGGCTTCCAGTTCACGGCGGCGGTATGCCAGACCCCGGTGGATCACCATGTCCTCGCCCTCGGGGTTGGTCCATTTTCTGGCTCCGATCAGCGTCCAGTCGAAATCAGACTCGTTGTCCAGCGGAAACTGGTAGCCGCCGCCCGGCACGGTGCCGCTGGTCCAGCCCAGGCGGCCGTACTGGCGCTGCACGTCCAGCAGTTTGTCGGCGCTGTCCACATCCACCGTGACGTGCGCGCCCAGATCGGTGACAAATTCTATATGCAACATTCAAACCCCCTTACGTAAATAACATAACACATGCGCGGCCAGCAGCCGTCAAGACGGGTCTGGGGCAGCGCCCCCCTCAGTGCTTACCCTCGCGTCAGCACGTAGAACACCCGCTCGCCCTCTGCGGCCAGATCCGTGACGACGTAGCCGCGTTCCATGTATTCGCCCATCACCTCGCGCAGCGCCAGCCGCCAGCCCAGGCGCAGCGGCTCATTCATCAGCTCGGCCTTGCGCGGCACCTCGGCCAGCACCTGCGGACTGTTCAGATGCAGGACCGGCGCGTCCGGTTCCTCTCCTCCCGGCACGGCGGCCAGCACCACCTCACCGTCGGGGGCGGGCGGCGGGTGGGAGGCGCTGGGCCGCGACAGGTCCCACTCGATCATCAGGCGGTCTGCCGGAAAGGCCGTCGCGGGGTCATCGCCCAGCGCGTACCAGTCGGCGTGGTAGGACACGGCCCGCGCCCCCAGCTTGCCCAGGTTAAGGCGGGCGTTGCGGGCAATCAGGGGATCAAAGGTCCAGGTCATGCGCGTGATGCCCTGCGCCAGCACCCGCTCGCGCTGCGCGTGCTTGAGGGCCACGGCCAGCCCGCTGCCGCGCCAGTCAGGATGAACCGCCAGCAGGTGCGAATGGTGCCACAGCTGCCCGTCCCGGAGCGCCGGAAAGCCGAAGGCCAGTCCGAATGGCAGCGCCAGCGTGTCGTGCGGCGCGTCCGGCAGAGGCGCCGGGTAGGCCCCCAGCACCACGCCGCCGCACACCGAACTGATCCGGAACATGCTGCTGGGCAGCACCTCGCGGTCCGGATACCCCCAGGCGTCCACCTGCACGCCTTCCAGTCCGCGCATGGCCCAGGGATCGGTCACGTCGCGGATCACGTAGGGCCGCCGGGGCAGCGGAGCCTCGGGCACCGGGCCGGAGGCCGCGTTCAAGGGCGCCGTTCCTCCGTCAGCTCGGCCACACTCTCGATGAAGTCGCGGTTGAGGGTCACGCCGATGCCCGGGCCCTGCGGCACAGGCATCAGGCCGTCCACGGCCTCCAGCGGCTCGTTGATGATGTCGGTCTCCCAGTAGCGGCTGGCGCTGGAGGTGTCGCCCGGCAGCGTGAAGTTGGGTAGGGTGGACAGGTGGATGTTGTGCGCCCGGCCCACGCCGCCCTCCAGCATGCCGCCGCACCACACCGGGGCACCGAACGCCTGCGCCACGTCATGCACGCGCCGGGCCTCGGCGTGGCCGCCCACGCGGGCCACCTTCAGGTTAATCACGCCGCCCGCGCCGATGGACAGCGCCTTGCGGGCGTCCGCCGCGCTGGCAATGCTCTCGTCCAGGCACAGCGGGGTCTGCAGGCGGCCCTGAAGCGTGGCGTGGTCCACCAGATCGTCCCAGGCCAGCGGCTGCTCGATGTAGGTCATCTTGTACTGGTCCAGCGCCCGCAGGCGCACCGAATCGGCCAGTGTATAGGCGCTGTTGGCATCCACGGTCAGGCGGATGTCGGGAAACGCCTCGCGGGTGGCGCGGACCGGGGCCTCGTCCCAGCCGGGCTTGATCTTGAGCTTGATGCGGCGGTAGCCCTGCTCGACGTGGCGGCGCACGGCGTCCACTGTGGCAGCTTCATCCGCCTGAATGCCCAGGCTGACCCCCACCTCCACCTGCGTCTTGCGCCCGCCCAGCAGCGTGCCCAGCGGCGCGTTCAGCATGCGTGCCCACAGGTCCCAGGCGGCCATCTCCACCATCGCGCGGGCCATCCGGTTGCCCCGGAACGCGCCCAGGGCGTCATTCAGCTCCTCGGGGTTGGCAAAGGTCTTGCCCAGAATGCGCGGCAGAAACACCTCGCGCAGCAGGTCCAGCGCCCCGGCCAGCGTTTCCTCGCGGTACATCGGGGCGACTTCCATGGTGCCTTCCGAGACGCCCTGCACACCGTCACCGTGCAGCACCAGCAGCGGCACCGTGCGCGCCGTCTGCACCCCGAAACTGGTCTCGAAACGGAACTTCAGCGGCAGGCGAACAATCATGATCTCGGCGGCTTCTATTCGCAACATGGCTTCCAGTATGGCGGGTGAGGACGGCCAGGGGCCGGGAAACAGATAGACGCAACACATAGACGCTGGGCGCGGTAGACAGGACAATGCAGCAGGGGGCGGTGCGGACCAGTCGAGGCCTGCCAGTGCAGGTCCCTGAGCCCGTCAGATCCCCCAGGGGGAAACCATGAACGCACCGGACACAGGCGCAGGCCCGTTGGTCGCGGATCTCATCTCGGAGCGGGTGGCCCAGCTTGGCGACTGGCGTGGGGAGACCCTGGGCCGCATGCGGCGGCTGATTCACGAGGCGGACCCGGACGTGACCGAGGAATGGAAGTGGGGCGTGCCGGTCTGGTCGCACAGCGGCATCATCTGCACCGGCGAAACCTACCAGAAGGCCGTCAAACTGACCTTCGCCAGGGGTGCATCCCTGGACGACCCGGCCCGACTGTTCAATGCCAGCCTGGAAGGCAACACACGCCGGGCCATCGACCTCCGCGAAGGGGACGAAGTAGACGGAGAGGCGTTCAAGACGCTGATTCAGCAGGCAGTGGCCCTCAACAGCGCTGGAAAAGCGAAACCCCCCAGGAAGTAACCCCCTCAGGAAGACCGGGGCCTGAGCCTCCACCGTCCCCACATCAGTCACAGCGGCCGGGCGGCTACCCGCGCAGACGCGGTATAACTACAGACACTATGGCGGACATCAAGGTTCCTGTTTTTTCCGAATCGGTCAGCGAGGGCACGCTGCTGACCTGGCACAAGCAACCCGGCGAGGCGGTCAAGCGCGGCGACGTGCTGGCCGAGATTGAGACCGACAAGGTGGTGCTGGAGGTCACGGCACAGGCCGACGGCGTGCTGCAGAGCATTGCCAAGAATGAGGGGGACACCGTCCTGAGCGAGGAGGTGCTGGGCGTGATGGGCGACGCGGGCAGCGCCCCGGCCGCCCAGGCTCCGGCCGCGAAGGCCACACAAGAGGAGACCAGCGGCCCCATCGCCGACGAGCAGAGCGCGGGAGGCACCGCCGTTCAGCCCGACAGTACGGGCAGCCAGCCTGCCGCAGAGCGCCGTGAGGACCTCTCCCCCGCCGTCCGCAAGGTGGTCACCGAGAACAAGCTGGACGTCTCGCAGATTCCGGCCACTGGCCCGCGCGGCAACATCACCAAGCAGGACGCGGTGGTGGCCGCACAGGGCGGAGGCACCGATCAGGGCCCCCAGAAGGCGGCGGCCCCGGCCTCGGCACAGCCCACCCAGCCCATGCCCTCGGCCACCATTCCCAGCGGCCCGCGCACCGAGCAGCGCGTGCCGATGACCCGCATTCGCGCCCGCATCGCCGAGCGCCTCAAGGAAGTGCAGAACAGCGCCGCACTGCTGACCACCTTCAACGAGGTCAACATGCAGCCCAGCATGGACCTGCGCAAGAAGTATCAGGACCAGTTTGTCGCCAAGCACGGGGTCAAGCTGGGCTTCATGAGCCTGTTCGTGCGCGCCGCCACCGAGGCCCTGAAAGCCTTCCCGCTGGTCAACGCCAGCATCGACGGCAAGGACATCGTGTATCACGGCTTCTACGACATCGGGATTGCCGTGGCCAGCGAGCGCGGTCTGGTCGTGCCGATCCTGCGCGACACCGACAGCATGGGGCTGGCGACAATTGAAAAGGAAATCGCAGCCTACGCGGGCAAGGCCCGCAGCGGCAAGCTGACCATGGACGACATGAGCGGCGGCACCTTTTCCATCACCAACGGCGGCACCTTCGGCAGCATGATGAGCACCCCGATCATCAACGCCCCGCAGAGCGCGATTCTGGGCATGCACAACATCATCGAGC of Deinococcus aerolatus contains these proteins:
- a CDS encoding DHH family phosphoesterase codes for the protein MNVSSRNHHRYQQEVRQVAALLRAHEGPVVILSHENPDGDALGSLLGLTRALRDLGKTVVAPMDVPRYLRFLPAPGETSAPLTVWPEGALAVVVDVDNNDPDRVAGADLRQFRGEVINLDHHGTNQRRATAGVVDPAQPAAVMIVADVLSELGVTWTEQIATPLMLGLITDTGSFRFDSVTPETFSSAGRLLAHGARLGWINDQMGQQPRAYYLLLREVLDTMEFLRGGRVVMARVDAAMLARAGASWEDVENYVGMLRNSEGAELAVMIKDFGERIKLSLRSRGGISAQNVAVALGGGGHVSASGASLSEAYPAMRRRLEHAIEAELERVDGQGASVAAVN
- a CDS encoding glutaredoxin family protein, producing MADLPVLTLYTRTGCHLCEQAQDHLARLAFRVETLDVDARPEWRQRHGDDVPVLTLGDRVLARGVLSPARLSAIKIQLIRAAAAHTTPIPDLPGG
- a CDS encoding protein kinase domain-containing protein — protein: MTAVLLGALFVVGLLLLVRFPERVLSVLTSVLALALVAVLVVLAQLGGVGQGASWSAVLDRAQGALSVLAVLLGGSLISLVQSAALPARPREVKPARSSKPTRVQRTPEPTLTRRSTLASTKSELKFQDYEVMDRIGIGGMGSVYRARRAQDGRIVALKVPQEKYLADAKFVKRFYREAEVLKRFNHPNIVRVYDYRMQDPEHYIAMEFLDGESLEGLLEERSLAFAEAVQVLRALADALRYIHMQNVVHRDIKPGNVMILKNAFHEGQLREGGVKLMDFGIAVGKVLTRLTMTGARVGTPIYMAPEQAKGNRVDARSDVYSLGLLAYEMVSGQTAFRGSYEAVVHQQVFEAPKPPKQVRLEVPGRLNDLILNMIEKDPAQRPTLDEVITRLDAGVLSDDVFSDPLALALSVQEKRGTVRLLDLQGKLRASLCDQGGAAQGLPGVPNALAGDAEGNLYVTLQEYRQGKSGALIRKLDPQGQELLSFGTYGLGEGELLQPLDIAVTQGHVYVLDGEAHHIVVYNSAGQFVRRFGGRGQGLGRFDRPRRLVASPEGSLYVLDTGNNEVQRFTAQGEYLSRYAFRLDRHSEGLRTLEGVGVDRHGAVYIVDGVARKLRKIEADGTPGVTFSLDTLVGEPTEAPWLISVGPEGQIYAVRQGGQVLRTISSAGDPISSRDMYAPVQAMTLLDRPQTGVATSQRGKPLADRREADRTAPAQASPQAAVSA
- a CDS encoding single-stranded DNA-binding protein, with the translated sequence MLHIEFVTDLGAHVTVDVDSADKLLDVQRQYGRLGWTSGTVPGGGYQFPLDNESDFDWTLIGARKWTNPEGEDMVIHRGLAYRRRELEAVDSRKMKLPAAVKYSRGARGTDPEHVREKADGEFEYVTLAIFRGGKRQDRYAVPGGRAGMAPGQAQTRPVAARPQPAPAPRPAPVVEEETPF
- a CDS encoding acyl-CoA acyltransferase; amino-acid sequence: MRGLEGVQVDAWGYPDREVLPSSMFRISSVCGGVVLGAYPAPLPDAPHDTLALPFGLAFGFPALRDGQLWHHSHLLAVHPDWRGSGLAVALKHAQRERVLAQGITRMTWTFDPLIARNARLNLGKLGARAVSYHADWYALGDDPATAFPADRLMIEWDLSRPSASHPPPAPDGEVVLAAVPGGEEPDAPVLHLNSPQVLAEVPRKAELMNEPLRLGWRLALREVMGEYMERGYVVTDLAAEGERVFYVLTRG
- the menC gene encoding o-succinylbenzoate synthase, whose translation is MLRIEAAEIMIVRLPLKFRFETSFGVQTARTVPLLVLHGDGVQGVSEGTMEVAPMYREETLAGALDLLREVFLPRILGKTFANPEELNDALGAFRGNRMARAMVEMAAWDLWARMLNAPLGTLLGGRKTQVEVGVSLGIQADEAATVDAVRRHVEQGYRRIKLKIKPGWDEAPVRATREAFPDIRLTVDANSAYTLADSVRLRALDQYKMTYIEQPLAWDDLVDHATLQGRLQTPLCLDESIASAADARKALSIGAGGVINLKVARVGGHAEARRVHDVAQAFGAPVWCGGMLEGGVGRAHNIHLSTLPNFTLPGDTSSASRYWETDIINEPLEAVDGLMPVPQGPGIGVTLNRDFIESVAELTEERRP
- a CDS encoding DUF1801 domain-containing protein, with the translated sequence MNAPDTGAGPLVADLISERVAQLGDWRGETLGRMRRLIHEADPDVTEEWKWGVPVWSHSGIICTGETYQKAVKLTFARGASLDDPARLFNASLEGNTRRAIDLREGDEVDGEAFKTLIQQAVALNSAGKAKPPRK
- the odhB gene encoding 2-oxoglutarate dehydrogenase complex dihydrolipoyllysine-residue succinyltransferase — its product is MADIKVPVFSESVSEGTLLTWHKQPGEAVKRGDVLAEIETDKVVLEVTAQADGVLQSIAKNEGDTVLSEEVLGVMGDAGSAPAAQAPAAKATQEETSGPIADEQSAGGTAVQPDSTGSQPAAERREDLSPAVRKVVTENKLDVSQIPATGPRGNITKQDAVVAAQGGGTDQGPQKAAAPASAQPTQPMPSATIPSGPRTEQRVPMTRIRARIAERLKEVQNSAALLTTFNEVNMQPSMDLRKKYQDQFVAKHGVKLGFMSLFVRAATEALKAFPLVNASIDGKDIVYHGFYDIGIAVASERGLVVPILRDTDSMGLATIEKEIAAYAGKARSGKLTMDDMSGGTFSITNGGTFGSMMSTPIINAPQSAILGMHNIIERPIAQNGQVVIAPMMYLALSYDHRIIDGKEAVQFLVMIKNLLEDPARMLLEL